One part of the Fundulus heteroclitus isolate FHET01 unplaced genomic scaffold, MU-UCD_Fhet_4.1 scaffold_65, whole genome shotgun sequence genome encodes these proteins:
- the LOC118561501 gene encoding uncharacterized protein LOC118561501, translating into MMFCSLVTTTAPPALPDLDQFSSFRDLVHAVTLSRHGAAAGPSSPTAEDYKKIEREILQRAQQDSFGEEYALLSAGKPLTSTSRLLTLAPELEQATGLIRVGGRLRRSQNLEPDIVHPVVLDPAHKITKLIVHDVDEDLRHPGTERLFAELRRRFWILHGREAVKRHQQFCPECKRWRAQPKVPLMSDLPEVRLRLFKPPFYSTGVDCFGPFIIKVGRRSEKRWGILFKCLTTKAVHIDVLTSLDADAFLMALRRFIARRGKPSEILSDQGTNFKGGDRELRKAFQALHPDLKDQLSQHQISFKFNPPSAPHFGGIWEREIRSVKAALYATVQPHAIPEEVLRTVLIEVEGILNSKPLGYVSSDVADADPVTPNLLLMGRLDPSLPQAVYEESELLSRKRWKHSQILADQFWKYFIRHYLPTLQTRAKWNKDTPAHQPGDIVMVIDPLLPRALWPVGRITKVLPGTDGRIRTVEVNVQDRCYIRPVARLIPLPAVPDMESRPVLSRPSEDKLDQ; encoded by the coding sequence ATGATGTTCTGTAGCCTGGTCACCACCACTGCGCCTCCAGCCCTCCCTGACTTAGACCAGTTCTCCTCATTCCGAGATCTAGTCCATGCGGTTACACTTTCTCGACACGGGGCGGCCGCAGGTCCAAGCAGTCCAACAGCAGAAGACTATAAGAAAATAGAAAGGGAAATTCTCCAACGAGCGCAGCAGGACAGCTTTGGAGAAGAGTACGCCCTCCTATCTGCTGGTAAACCCTTGACATCTACCAGTAGGTTGCTCACACTTGCTCCAGAGTTGGAACAGGCTACTGGACTAATAAGAGTTGGAGGCCGTCTTCGCCGCAGTCAAAACCTGGAACCAGACATAGTCCATCCAGTGGTGCTAGATCCAGCACATAAGATCACAAAACTTATAGTGCATGACGTGGATGAAGACCTAAGGCACCCGGGTACAGAGCGCCTATTTGCCGAACTTAGGAGGCGTTTCTGGATATTACACGGCCGAGAGGCGGTTAAACGGCATCAGCAGTTTTGTCCAGAATGCAAGCGGTGGAGAGCTCAGCCCAAAGTACCCCTCATGTCAGACCTCCCTGAAGTCAGACTTCGCCTGTTTAAGCCTCCTTTTTACTCTACAGGAGTCGACTGCTTCGGGCCGTTCATAATCAAAGTTGGACGGCGCTCCGAGAAAAGGTGGGGGATACTCTTCAAGTGCTTGACAACGAAGGCAGTTCACATTGATGTTCTGACAAGCCTGGACGCCGACGCATTTTTGATGGCCTTACGTCGATTCATCGCCAGAAGAGGGAAGCCTTCAGAAATTTTATCGGATCAGGGCACAAATTTCAAGGGCGGAGATCGAGAGCTCCGCAAAGCCTTCCAAGCATTGCATCCCGATCTGAAAGATCAGTTATCACAGCACCAGATCAGCTTTAAGTTCAACCCCCCTAGTGCACCTCACTTTGGTGGCATTTGGGAGAGAGAAATAAGGTCAGTTAAAGCTGCTCTGTACGCCACTGTACAACCACACGCCATACCAGAAGAGGTATTGCGTACCGTCTTAATCGAAGTGGAGGGAATCCTAAATTCAaagccacttggatatgtgtcTAGTGATGTGGCTGACGCAGACCCTGTAACCCCAAACTTGTTACTGATGGGGCGGCTGGATCCGTCCCTGCCTCAAGCCGTTTACGAGGAATCAGAGCTCCTAAGTAGGAAAAGATGGAAGCACTCACAAATCCTCGCTGATCAGTTCTGGAAATACTTCATTCGCCACTACCTTCCAACACTCCAGACCCGGGCTAAGTGGAACAAAGATACGCCAGCTCATCAGCCTGGAGACATCGTCATGGTGATAGACCCCCTGCTGCCCAGAGCCCTCTGGCCGGTGGGCCGGATCACCAAAGTACTTCCCGGAACCGATGGTCGCATCCGGACAGTGGAAGTCAACGTCCAGGACAGGTGCTACATAAGGCCAGTGGCCCGACTCATCCCATTGCCCGCCGTCCCAGACATGGAATCCCGCCCCGTTCTGTCACGTCCTTCAGAGGACAAACTGGATCAGTGA